Proteins from a single region of Anaerolineae bacterium:
- a CDS encoding GrpB family protein — protein MSAREKMESTPSPPQMQLIGGQRLIAGDGFAAVVHFYGDLFRRLGREVRHIGNLIRYVGFQRLVGGQNSLHFFGIEVDKIEAIPEGLVAWDFNDDTWTGWAGQSGQDVVTWQEHINWQWFNQAPAGRRRSVGEFTAPLPKVWGHAESSNEGAFWISANAYVELPESEVSNDDVYLVDYDPTWPQQFTEFARWLRDHLGPDIVLRVEHFGSTAIPGLPAKPIIDVLVEVPSFATAKQRAVPLFNNEQWEYWWYAGHMMFIKRKKLMGRRTHHLHMAPQGHRLWEGLAFRDYLRANPQEARRYATLKQALAAHYQQDRERYTQAKTKFVQEVTARALK, from the coding sequence ATGTCGGCCAGGGAAAAAATGGAATCCACGCCAAGCCCCCCCCAAATGCAACTTATCGGCGGCCAGCGCCTTATTGCGGGCGACGGTTTTGCGGCCGTCGTCCACTTCTATGGAGATCTTTTCCGCAGGTTGGGCCGGGAAGTCAGGCACATTGGCAACCTGATCCGGTATGTTGGGTTTCAACGCCTGGTTGGCGGGCAGAACTCCCTGCATTTCTTTGGGATTGAGGTGGATAAAATTGAAGCCATTCCAGAAGGCTTGGTGGCCTGGGATTTTAACGATGATACCTGGACCGGCTGGGCCGGGCAGTCCGGGCAGGATGTCGTCACCTGGCAAGAACACATAAACTGGCAGTGGTTCAACCAGGCGCCCGCTGGCCGTAGGAGAAGTGTCGGCGAATTCACGGCCCCTCTCCCAAAGGTATGGGGCCATGCAGAAAGCTCAAATGAGGGTGCTTTCTGGATTTCTGCTAACGCCTATGTGGAACTGCCAGAGAGCGAGGTGAGTAACGATGACGTTTACCTGGTAGATTACGACCCCACCTGGCCGCAACAGTTTACTGAGTTTGCCCGTTGGCTGCGAGATCACTTGGGTCCCGACATCGTTTTGCGGGTGGAACATTTTGGCAGCACCGCCATTCCAGGGCTGCCGGCCAAACCAATCATTGATGTTCTGGTAGAAGTGCCGTCCTTTGCCACAGCCAAACAGCGGGCTGTGCCCCTTTTCAACAACGAGCAGTGGGAGTATTGGTGGTATGCGGGGCATATGATGTTCATCAAACGAAAAAAATTAATGGGCCGGCGCACCCATCACCTCCACATGGCTCCCCAAGGGCACAGGCTATGGGAGGGGTTGGCCTTCAGAGATTACCTGCGAGCAAATCCTCAAGAGGCCCGCCGTTACGCCACCCTAAAACAAGCGTTGGCGGCGCATTATCAGCAAGATAGAGAGCGATATACCCAGGCCAAGACAAAATTTGTGCAGGAAGTAACAGCCAGGGCTTTAAAATAA
- a CDS encoding helix-turn-helix transcriptional regulator produces the protein MAVVSHITFNDEPSSALGQVIVAGIIRDSPGIAPTKPLRVLNHYALVYISDGGGYFKDTLGCEHRIVKGDLLFLFPGIGHTYGPSEEEFWYEIFIVFEGSIFDLWRNQGLLDPRRPVLHLEPVDYWFKQFHDTIWSVPQSGAEYGLIRVCHLQQLLAQILAHHQQEGEDKVDQLWLSEAKTLLTAHFNKPPDYKAIASSLGMSYDGFRKRFTRETGVSPARYHTLRRMDRACEQLLNEDLAVKEIAHQLGFSDEYHFSKRFKQVIGMSPTGFRTLFGSW, from the coding sequence ATGGCTGTTGTTTCGCACATCACCTTTAACGATGAACCAAGCAGCGCCCTGGGCCAGGTGATTGTGGCCGGGATCATTCGGGACAGTCCGGGGATTGCGCCCACAAAGCCCCTGCGCGTATTGAACCATTACGCCCTGGTTTACATCTCGGATGGGGGTGGATATTTTAAGGATACGCTGGGCTGCGAACATCGTATTGTCAAGGGGGATTTACTTTTCCTTTTTCCAGGCATTGGACATACTTACGGCCCCAGTGAAGAGGAATTTTGGTACGAGATATTCATTGTTTTTGAGGGGTCAATTTTTGATCTGTGGCGCAATCAGGGGTTATTAGACCCTCGACGGCCGGTGCTGCACCTGGAGCCGGTGGATTACTGGTTCAAACAATTTCACGATACTATCTGGTCGGTGCCCCAATCCGGGGCGGAGTATGGCCTGATCAGAGTGTGCCATTTACAGCAGCTTCTGGCCCAAATTTTGGCGCATCATCAGCAAGAGGGGGAGGACAAAGTTGATCAGCTCTGGCTATCGGAGGCCAAAACATTGTTGACGGCCCATTTTAACAAGCCGCCCGATTACAAAGCCATTGCCTCAAGTCTGGGCATGTCGTACGATGGGTTTCGCAAGCGATTTACGCGGGAAACGGGCGTCTCTCCGGCCCGGTACCACACCCTGCGCCGGATGGATCGGGCCTGCGAACAGTTGCTCAACGAAGATCTGGCCGTCAAAGAGATTGCCCACCAACTCGGTTTTTCCGACGAGTATCATTTCTCCAAACGCTTCAAACAGGTCATCGGCATGTCGCCCACCGGCTTTCGCACGTTGTTTGGTTCGTGGTAA